The Toxorhynchites rutilus septentrionalis strain SRP chromosome 3, ASM2978413v1, whole genome shotgun sequence genome includes a region encoding these proteins:
- the LOC129775736 gene encoding collagen alpha-1(III) chain-like isoform X1 produces MTSCIGGRYDGPLGGMHCDYIPLTQQQQQHLYVGGGGGGMPKKSEPGEITGPSSRSKKMNKLEVGGGPGQQQGGPVPGGDNDLMSSFGLKAEDGSSMMKGGPPVNGPGQIKTSDACSINSSVANSGPGIDTMSKGGPVGGPDGHPEQGKMNHGIPGMMSNKPSNKLEYTQQQSQIFVFSTALANKGAEAVMNGHFSSIIAYHCAQMQKQHRLGPCGPDDGVGGALSPWMDHGHGSPDHHMRMNAGSMPGGPPDGVKKSATIHHTPNSCLENDNSVPMFGNEHHMRMGPGPDGPGPMGNKKPATIHHTPNPCMDQDGSLSMYPNDGHHMRMQGPDGMSKPSTIHHTPNSCLDGPDHQSGDHPGGPGGHPPIKMENPSPGGPGPGPGPGSSGHSSSTIIDQMNSLVASLPLMKGGNVLSQSRGHPQPSLQGVKVPDENLTPQQRQHREQQLATIRQMQKMFFPEQRGMMDPHGMGMRPQFRGGMPGPDFGGPPNRPLNPAFMNTPLGANGPMGPDGPGPGMINEQIPPMQYNKPGMMNPGMYMGGPGGGPMGQMGGPMGPGGGGGPMGPGGPMGPMGHVGPMNRMYKPDPDPIFPPMSEMGGGYNGMSNHGGSGPGPGMFNPGMQRMGVPGGPGPGGPNMMPKMSDQGGPLPHSPLVDDDPLKGGPHQMMLPNAPPQQPGTPGSNGPGSNGTPNPQGAQNPTNGKPKEQSVSPEHHHQQQQQQQQGGPGSQQGPLTPQTPQGGQPTPGGGGGPLTPQTSMANT; encoded by the exons ATGACCAGTTGCATCGGCGGAAGGTACG ATGGCCCTCTAGGTGGAATGCATTGCGATTATATACCATtgacgcagcagcagcagcagcatttgTACGTTGGAGGCGGAGGAGGAGGAATGCCGAAAAAGTCGGAACCGGGTGAGATTACTGGTCCGAGTAGCCGTAGTAAGAAGATGAATAAGCTGGAGGTCGGTGGAGGACCAGGACAGCAACAAGGAGGACCAGTACCAGGAGGAGACAACGATTTGATGAGTAGTTTTGGCCTCAAAGCGGAAGACGGCTCCTCGATGATGAAAGGTGGTCCCCCTGTGAACGGACCAGGGCAAATCAAAACTTCGGATGCGTGTAGTATAAACAGCAGTGTCGCAAACAGTGGACCAGGTATTGATACGATGTCGAAGGGAGGGCCAGTGGGAGGTCCCGATGGGCATCCGGAACAAGGCAAAATGAACCACGGCATACCTGGGATGATGTCGAACAAACCGTCAAACAAATTGGAATACACACAGCAACAGAGCCAGATATTTGTATTCAGTACGGCGTTGGCAAATAAAGGAGCGGAAGCGGTAATGAATGGACACTTCAGCTCGATTATAGCATATCATTGTGCACAGATGCAGAAACAGCATCGTTTGGGTCCTTGCGGTCCAGATGATGGAGTTGGAGGAGCGCTGTCGCCGTGGATGGATCACGGACACGGTTCGCCTGATCATCATATGAGAATGAATGCAGGTTCGATGCCTGGAGGACCTCCGGATGGCGTGAAAAAGTCTGCTACGATTCATCACACTCCGAACTCCTGTCTGGAGAATGACAATTCTGTGCCAATGTTTGGAAATGAACATCACATGAGGATGGGTCCGGGACCAGATGGTCCAGGTCCGATGGGGAATAAAAAACCAGCTACCATCCATCACACTCCAAATCCTTGCATGGACCAGGATGGATCACTTTCTATGTACCCAAACGATGGACACCACATGCGAATGCAAGGACCCGACGGGATGTCGAAACCTTCCACGATTCATCATACACCGAATTCGTGTTTAGATGGCCCGGATCATCAGTCGGGGGACCACCCTGGTGGACCGGGTGGTCATCCTCCGATTAAAATGGAAAATCCATCTCCAGGTGGTCCAGGTCCCGGTCCCGGACCAGGCAGTAGTGGTCACTCGAGCTCGACAATCATCGATCAGATGAATTCTTTGGTAGCCTCATTGCCATTGATGAAAGGTGGCAACGTTTTATCTCAATCGAGGGGACATCCGCAGCCTTCCTTACAGGGCGTGAAAGTTCCCGATGAAAACCTCACGCCACAACAACGACAGCATCGGGAGCAACAGTTAGCCACAATTCGACAGATGCAGAAAATGTTCTTTCCCGAGCAACGAGGCATGATGGATCCCCATGGGATGGGAATGAGACCACAGTTTCGGGGTGGAATGCCCGGACCAGATTTTGGAGGGCCACCAAATCGGCCCCTCAATCCAGCATTTATGAACACACCACTGGGTGCAAACGGTCCAATGGGCCCGGACGGTCCTGGACCAGGTATGATCAACGAACAGATTCCCCCAATGCAATACAATAAGCCGGGCATGATGAACCCTGGAATGTACATGGGAGGTCCAGGTGGTGGACCAATGGGACAAATGGGAGGCCCAATGGGCCCAGGTGGCGGTGGTGGCCCAATGGGACCTGGAGGACCGATGGGTCCAATGGGTCATGTTGGCCCGATGAATCGTATGTACAAACCCGACCCAGATCCAATATTTCCACCGATGAGCGAAATGGGTGGTGGATACAACGGTATGAGCAATCACGGTGGTTCCGGACCCGGTCCGGGTATGTTTAATCCTGGAATGCAGCGTATGGGGGTTCCTGGTGGACCCGGCCCTGGAGGTCCTAATATGATGCCGAAAATGTCAGACCAAGGTGGCCCTCTGCCTCACTCACCACTGGTTGACGACGATCCCCTCAAAGGTGGACCCCATCAAATGATGCTTCCGAATGCACCCCCGCAGCAACCTGGCACACCGGGATCGAACGGTCCCGGCAGCAATGGAACGCCCAATCCCCAAGGTGCTCAAAATCCAACGAACGGTAAACCTAAAGAGCAGTCTGTGTCCCCGGAACATCACcatcagcaacagcagcagcagcaacagggtGGACCCGGCAGCCAGCAGGGACCGCTGACACCTCAAACACCCCAGGGAGGTCAACCGACGCCGGGCGGAGGAGGAGGACCCCTTACACCCCAGACGTCAATGGCGAACACCTAG
- the LOC129775736 gene encoding collagen alpha-1(III) chain-like isoform X2, translated as MHCDYIPLTQQQQQHLYVGGGGGGMPKKSEPGEITGPSSRSKKMNKLEVGGGPGQQQGGPVPGGDNDLMSSFGLKAEDGSSMMKGGPPVNGPGQIKTSDACSINSSVANSGPGIDTMSKGGPVGGPDGHPEQGKMNHGIPGMMSNKPSNKLEYTQQQSQIFVFSTALANKGAEAVMNGHFSSIIAYHCAQMQKQHRLGPCGPDDGVGGALSPWMDHGHGSPDHHMRMNAGSMPGGPPDGVKKSATIHHTPNSCLENDNSVPMFGNEHHMRMGPGPDGPGPMGNKKPATIHHTPNPCMDQDGSLSMYPNDGHHMRMQGPDGMSKPSTIHHTPNSCLDGPDHQSGDHPGGPGGHPPIKMENPSPGGPGPGPGPGSSGHSSSTIIDQMNSLVASLPLMKGGNVLSQSRGHPQPSLQGVKVPDENLTPQQRQHREQQLATIRQMQKMFFPEQRGMMDPHGMGMRPQFRGGMPGPDFGGPPNRPLNPAFMNTPLGANGPMGPDGPGPGMINEQIPPMQYNKPGMMNPGMYMGGPGGGPMGQMGGPMGPGGGGGPMGPGGPMGPMGHVGPMNRMYKPDPDPIFPPMSEMGGGYNGMSNHGGSGPGPGMFNPGMQRMGVPGGPGPGGPNMMPKMSDQGGPLPHSPLVDDDPLKGGPHQMMLPNAPPQQPGTPGSNGPGSNGTPNPQGAQNPTNGKPKEQSVSPEHHHQQQQQQQQGGPGSQQGPLTPQTPQGGQPTPGGGGGPLTPQTSMANT; from the coding sequence ATGCATTGCGATTATATACCATtgacgcagcagcagcagcagcatttgTACGTTGGAGGCGGAGGAGGAGGAATGCCGAAAAAGTCGGAACCGGGTGAGATTACTGGTCCGAGTAGCCGTAGTAAGAAGATGAATAAGCTGGAGGTCGGTGGAGGACCAGGACAGCAACAAGGAGGACCAGTACCAGGAGGAGACAACGATTTGATGAGTAGTTTTGGCCTCAAAGCGGAAGACGGCTCCTCGATGATGAAAGGTGGTCCCCCTGTGAACGGACCAGGGCAAATCAAAACTTCGGATGCGTGTAGTATAAACAGCAGTGTCGCAAACAGTGGACCAGGTATTGATACGATGTCGAAGGGAGGGCCAGTGGGAGGTCCCGATGGGCATCCGGAACAAGGCAAAATGAACCACGGCATACCTGGGATGATGTCGAACAAACCGTCAAACAAATTGGAATACACACAGCAACAGAGCCAGATATTTGTATTCAGTACGGCGTTGGCAAATAAAGGAGCGGAAGCGGTAATGAATGGACACTTCAGCTCGATTATAGCATATCATTGTGCACAGATGCAGAAACAGCATCGTTTGGGTCCTTGCGGTCCAGATGATGGAGTTGGAGGAGCGCTGTCGCCGTGGATGGATCACGGACACGGTTCGCCTGATCATCATATGAGAATGAATGCAGGTTCGATGCCTGGAGGACCTCCGGATGGCGTGAAAAAGTCTGCTACGATTCATCACACTCCGAACTCCTGTCTGGAGAATGACAATTCTGTGCCAATGTTTGGAAATGAACATCACATGAGGATGGGTCCGGGACCAGATGGTCCAGGTCCGATGGGGAATAAAAAACCAGCTACCATCCATCACACTCCAAATCCTTGCATGGACCAGGATGGATCACTTTCTATGTACCCAAACGATGGACACCACATGCGAATGCAAGGACCCGACGGGATGTCGAAACCTTCCACGATTCATCATACACCGAATTCGTGTTTAGATGGCCCGGATCATCAGTCGGGGGACCACCCTGGTGGACCGGGTGGTCATCCTCCGATTAAAATGGAAAATCCATCTCCAGGTGGTCCAGGTCCCGGTCCCGGACCAGGCAGTAGTGGTCACTCGAGCTCGACAATCATCGATCAGATGAATTCTTTGGTAGCCTCATTGCCATTGATGAAAGGTGGCAACGTTTTATCTCAATCGAGGGGACATCCGCAGCCTTCCTTACAGGGCGTGAAAGTTCCCGATGAAAACCTCACGCCACAACAACGACAGCATCGGGAGCAACAGTTAGCCACAATTCGACAGATGCAGAAAATGTTCTTTCCCGAGCAACGAGGCATGATGGATCCCCATGGGATGGGAATGAGACCACAGTTTCGGGGTGGAATGCCCGGACCAGATTTTGGAGGGCCACCAAATCGGCCCCTCAATCCAGCATTTATGAACACACCACTGGGTGCAAACGGTCCAATGGGCCCGGACGGTCCTGGACCAGGTATGATCAACGAACAGATTCCCCCAATGCAATACAATAAGCCGGGCATGATGAACCCTGGAATGTACATGGGAGGTCCAGGTGGTGGACCAATGGGACAAATGGGAGGCCCAATGGGCCCAGGTGGCGGTGGTGGCCCAATGGGACCTGGAGGACCGATGGGTCCAATGGGTCATGTTGGCCCGATGAATCGTATGTACAAACCCGACCCAGATCCAATATTTCCACCGATGAGCGAAATGGGTGGTGGATACAACGGTATGAGCAATCACGGTGGTTCCGGACCCGGTCCGGGTATGTTTAATCCTGGAATGCAGCGTATGGGGGTTCCTGGTGGACCCGGCCCTGGAGGTCCTAATATGATGCCGAAAATGTCAGACCAAGGTGGCCCTCTGCCTCACTCACCACTGGTTGACGACGATCCCCTCAAAGGTGGACCCCATCAAATGATGCTTCCGAATGCACCCCCGCAGCAACCTGGCACACCGGGATCGAACGGTCCCGGCAGCAATGGAACGCCCAATCCCCAAGGTGCTCAAAATCCAACGAACGGTAAACCTAAAGAGCAGTCTGTGTCCCCGGAACATCACcatcagcaacagcagcagcagcaacagggtGGACCCGGCAGCCAGCAGGGACCGCTGACACCTCAAACACCCCAGGGAGGTCAACCGACGCCGGGCGGAGGAGGAGGACCCCTTACACCCCAGACGTCAATGGCGAACACCTAG